The Candidatus Saccharibacteria bacterium genomic interval ACAATTATTTGATTGAAGGCATCTCTGGTAGTGGCAAGTCGACAGTTGGCGAAGAGCTAAAAACAAAGGGCTATACTGTAATTGATGCAGACAAGGTTTTTGGTTACTATGGTGATCCAAAAACGGGTGAGCCAACCAGCGAGAAGTCTCAGCTAAATTGGTTGTGGGAAAAAAACAAGGTTGAACAGCGGCTAGGCAGTCAAACAGATAATATACTTTTTGTTTGTGGTGGAGCTATGAACCAGGCCCAATTTGAGCATTACTTTAGTAAGATATTCATGCTCAAAGTAGACGACGAAACTTTGAAGCACCGCATTATGAACCGAACCAGCCACGATTTTGGCAAAGACCCAGAAGATCTTAAGCGTCAACTTGCATGGAATAAAGGCGTGGAAGAATATGCCAAGCAAAAAGGCGCAATATTGGTCGATGCGTCTAAGCCTGTTGCAGATGTAGCTCGGTACATCTTGAAAGAAGTAGGGCAATGAAAGCTAAAAAGTCATTTGGGCAGCATTGGTTGTTCGACCAAGAAAGCCTAGAAAAAGTTGTGGAGGCGGCTGAGCTAACCAAAGACGACTTTGTGCTCGAGGTTGGCCCTGGCCGTGGTAGCTTAACCGAACTTTTAGCACGAAAGGCCAAAGCCGTAATTGCGGTCGAGGCCGATGCCGATTTGCTGCCTGGCTTGCAAGCCCAGTTTGCACTAACCAGCAATGTTGAGATTGTTGAGCAAGACATACTCAAGTTTGATCTATCTAAACTACCACCAGGCTACAAGGTTGTGGCTAACATCCCATATTACCTAACCTCGAATTTAATTCGTAGACTACTAGAGGCTCCAAACTCACCGAGCATTATGAGCTTGCTCATCCAAGAAGAAGTTGCCGAACGGATTGTGGCCAAGCCAGGGCAGATGTCGATATTGAGTGTGAGCGTGCAATACTATGCGACTGCTCATATTGTTCGAGCTGTAAGTCGAGAACTATTCCAGCCTGTCCCGAATGTGGATTCGGCCATAATCCAGATTGTGCGACGCCCCAAGCCAGCCTTTACGGCCGACACCAAAAAGCTTTTTCGTTTAGTTAAGGCCGGCTTTGGCGAGAAGCGCAAGATGCTACGCAATTCCCTGAGTGGTGGCTTGCAGTTGCCAACAAATGAGGTCGAGAGTTTACTCGAACAAGCTAAGCTTAAGCCAACTGCTCGTGCCCAAGAACTAAGTTTAGACGAATGGCGGCGGCTGTATAATTCGGCAGAAAGTGTGCTATGAACGAAAAGTCAACAATAAAGGTTTTAAAAGAATGCACAGATAATAATCTTAATGACCTAAATGAATTATTTAAGTTATTTGATAAGCCCAGAAAGTTGGATATCACAATTGTTAACGATATGCTCAGTAACAAAGAGACTATCGTTGTAGTTGCGGTTCGTGATCAAAAGGTTGTTGGTATGTGCACAGTCGCAGCTTACTATACGCTCACAGGAAAACAAGGCGTATTTGAACACTTCGCTATAGACAGAAGCAATCAAGGCACGGGGTTGGCAGACAAAATGTTTAACTTTGCAGTCGAACGGGCCAAAAAAATGGGTGTCACTAGACTTATGTGGACGTCGCGGCCATCTAAAGAGAAGGCTAACGCCTTTTACCGAAAACGACTAGTACCAGCCCCAACCAATGTTTATAAGTACGACCTGAAATAGTTCATATGCTATCATAAAAATATGAGAAAATTTGGCCAGAGATTTACTGGCGGCTGGCTGTTGCAAGCCGCAGCTATCGGGTTGTTGATTCTTTATGGCCTAATGGCCACAGCTGTTCCACAGCCGAGCCGGGCGGCGGCCGAATTTGCAAATACGGTTGACATTAAGTATGAGGCTCGATCTGATGGCGTCACCCGGGTTACCGAAACTTATGCGGTTACAAATCAAACCGCCAACAAATACCTAAACAGCATTCAGCTTTCAGCTCCGACCGATCAGCTGACTAACCTAACAGTCAACTATGGCGACGGTGCTAGTATCCCTTACACTACGGCTGTGAAAGCGGCCAACAGCAAGGGCTATAGCTATAACTACCAACAGATACTGATTAACTTTAATCGTCAAAATGCTGGCTTAGGCAATCGCTGGAGTTTTGTGGTTAGTTTTGATACTACTAAGCTGGTAGAAAGCCAAGGTAGTGCGCGCACAGTTTATATTCCCTCGGTGGCGGCCGATGCAAGCGTACAATACAAGATTAGCTTGGTTGTGCCCGACAATTTTGGGCCACTACACACCACTGGTCCGCGGCCAGTCAATGCCGGCAGTAAAGACGGTTTTACTACTTATAACTTTGATCAAACCGATATTGCCAACCAATCTCTTAGCCTGGTGTTTGGCGACTCTACAGTGTATGACATTAATTTTAACTTTCCGCTCAACAACGACTCTAATACGGCCAAAACCCTTACTGTAACCCTACCGCCTACCACTTCGGCTCAAAAAGTCTACATAAATAGGCTTGAGCCTCAACCATCGGCTACGCGTTTGGATGCTGAGGGCAACATACTAGCTGATTACATGGTGCCACCACGAACTCGCATGGTAGTGAAAACTAGTGTTGCGGTGGTGGTTAAGTACTTAGATTACAACCTGGTAGCCAGTGGCACCAAGGCCGATATTCCGGCTGAGTTGGTAGGCGCCTATACTAGCCCTCAGCCCTATTGGCAAGCCAATAATCCGGCGATTATTCAAAAAGCCAACGAGCTAACCAAGGGCAAAGATACGGTTGCCAAGCAGGTACAAGCTATTAATGACTATGTGGTGAGCAGGCTTAGCTACAACAGCGAAAAAATTAAATACAACATTCGCCAAGGTGCGCTCAAGGCCTTTGAAAACCCCAATAATGTTGTTTGTTTGGAGTACTCCGATCTTACTATCGCGCTCTTGCGGGCGGCCGGTATTCCGGCACGCATGCCAATTGGTTATGGCTATTCTGGTAATCTCAAGCCGTCTTCGTCGGTTAGCGATTCGCTGCACTCCTGGGTTGAAGCTTATGTACCGGGTGTAGGCTGGATGAACGTTGACCCAACCTGGGCTGAGAAGTTTCAGAACTTTGGCACCTCTGATCTTGCTCATGTAGCTTTTGCTATTTGGGGCAAAAACAATGACTCACCGACCGCGGTTATGCAAAACGGCCAGGATATTAATTACCAATACGAAGCTACAACTATTAGCTACCAACAAGCTGTGGCACAACTACCATCCACGAGTCAGATAAGTGTTAGTAAATATGCGGTTCTGCCGTTTGTGAGTCTCATAAACTATAGCTTACAGGCACCTCAGAATGCTGCCGGTGACAATTATTACCTCGAAATAACCGAAGGTAGCTACAGCCAGCGAGTTAAGCTTGGTTCGCTGGCGCCGGCTCAAAAAATTAGCTCCGTGGCCTGGGGGCTAAGCATTGGCTTTCTTAATCCTTCGACCGTTAAGGTTTTACAGACAGGTAATAATTCGCTGATGCTAGCCACTACCCAGGTCTCGAGTCAATGGTGGCCGTTGGTGGTGTTCTGTCTAATTCTGGCTGGCATTGTTATCTATTTGTTGGTAAAATCCAGACACACTAAGCGAAAATTAGCCCAAGCTAAGCAGACCCAAGCTCAGGCGGTTAATCGCTTGCACGAGATCAAAAACAAGCCAAAGACACCGGAATCAAAATCATGACCAAGCCAAAATTCTATGTAACCACTCCCATTTACTACATCAACGATGTTCCACATGTTGGCCACGCCTACTCGACCATTGCAGCCGATGTGTTGGCTCGCTATTGGCGCGGTAAGCTTGGTGATAGCAATGTATTTTTACTAACTGGCACCGATGAGAATTCTAAAAAAACCATCGAGGCCGCTAAAGCAGTCGGCCAGGAAATTCAAGAGTATACAGATCAGACTGCCAAAAAATGGGAGGCTATCTGGAAACAGCTAGGCATAACCAATAATGGCTTTATTCGCACTACCGAACCAGCCCATGTTAAAGCGGTACAAGATGTAATTTTGAAAATCCACGAAGCAGGCGACATTGAGAAAGGCGTTTACGAAGGACCATATTGCTTTAAGTGCGAGGCATTCTATCGCGAAGACGAGCTGATCGACGGTTGCTGCCCAATACACAAAACCGAAGTTGAACATCTTAAAGAGGAAAATTATTTCTTTAAACTCAGTAAATATCAAGACCAACTCAAGCAGTATATAACCGATAATCCACACTTTGTAGAGCCCGAGAGTCGGCGCAACGAAGTATCGGCCTTTATTGATCGCGGTTTAGAAGATGTTAGCATCTCGCGAGCCAGCCAAAAGTGGGGTATAAAACTGCCTTTCGACGAAAGCCAGATAATATACGTATGGTTCGATGCACTTATTAACTACCTAACTGGTGTCGGCTACCCAGATGACAAGTACAAGGAATTCTGGCCGGCCAATGTTCACATTGTTGGCAAAGATATTATTAAGTTTCACTGCATTATCTGGCCAGCAATGCTCATGAGTGCCGGCTTAGAGCTTCCGCAAAAAGTCTTTGCCCACGGCTTTTTTACCATCGATGGCGAAAAGATTAGTAAGAGTCTGGGCAATGCAATCGATCCTGTTGAACTAGCCAACAAATATGGCAACGATGCTCTACGCTACTTTTTATTGCGCGAGATCCCTTTTGGGGCTGACGGTGATTTCAGTCGGGAACGGTTCAAGATTGTCTATGAGACTGAGCTTGGCAATAAGCTGGGCAACTTAGTAACTCGAACAGCCGCAATGCTCAACAAATATTGCGATGGGTCATTTGAAAAAATTAACCCAGCTAAGCCTCTAGCGCTCGAAGATGATATTGAAAAACTCAAATTTGAACAGTATTTGCAAAAAATATTTGTTCGAATTGAGGAACTTAATACTTCTATCGAGGAAAACAAACCGTGGGAACTAGTAAAAACCGAACCCGGTAAAGTTAAAGATGTATTGAGTGGGATTGTTTCTGAACTGGTTGAGTTGAGTAAATGGCTAGAGCCGGTTATTCCAGAAGCCACCGCTAAGATTCAGAAGACTTTCATGGGCGGTAAAGTTGACAGCTCAGTAGGCATTTTGTTTCCTCGGGTTG includes:
- the rsmA gene encoding ribosomal RNA small subunit methyltransferase A; this translates as MKAKKSFGQHWLFDQESLEKVVEAAELTKDDFVLEVGPGRGSLTELLARKAKAVIAVEADADLLPGLQAQFALTSNVEIVEQDILKFDLSKLPPGYKVVANIPYYLTSNLIRRLLEAPNSPSIMSLLIQEEVAERIVAKPGQMSILSVSVQYYATAHIVRAVSRELFQPVPNVDSAIIQIVRRPKPAFTADTKKLFRLVKAGFGEKRKMLRNSLSGGLQLPTNEVESLLEQAKLKPTARAQELSLDEWRRLYNSAESVL
- a CDS encoding GNAT family N-acetyltransferase, with the translated sequence MNEKSTIKVLKECTDNNLNDLNELFKLFDKPRKLDITIVNDMLSNKETIVVVAVRDQKVVGMCTVAAYYTLTGKQGVFEHFAIDRSNQGTGLADKMFNFAVERAKKMGVTRLMWTSRPSKEKANAFYRKRLVPAPTNVYKYDLK
- a CDS encoding transglutaminase domain-containing protein, whose amino-acid sequence is MRKFGQRFTGGWLLQAAAIGLLILYGLMATAVPQPSRAAAEFANTVDIKYEARSDGVTRVTETYAVTNQTANKYLNSIQLSAPTDQLTNLTVNYGDGASIPYTTAVKAANSKGYSYNYQQILINFNRQNAGLGNRWSFVVSFDTTKLVESQGSARTVYIPSVAADASVQYKISLVVPDNFGPLHTTGPRPVNAGSKDGFTTYNFDQTDIANQSLSLVFGDSTVYDINFNFPLNNDSNTAKTLTVTLPPTTSAQKVYINRLEPQPSATRLDAEGNILADYMVPPRTRMVVKTSVAVVVKYLDYNLVASGTKADIPAELVGAYTSPQPYWQANNPAIIQKANELTKGKDTVAKQVQAINDYVVSRLSYNSEKIKYNIRQGALKAFENPNNVVCLEYSDLTIALLRAAGIPARMPIGYGYSGNLKPSSSVSDSLHSWVEAYVPGVGWMNVDPTWAEKFQNFGTSDLAHVAFAIWGKNNDSPTAVMQNGQDINYQYEATTISYQQAVAQLPSTSQISVSKYAVLPFVSLINYSLQAPQNAAGDNYYLEITEGSYSQRVKLGSLAPAQKISSVAWGLSIGFLNPSTVKVLQTGNNSLMLATTQVSSQWWPLVVFCLILAGIVIYLLVKSRHTKRKLAQAKQTQAQAVNRLHEIKNKPKTPESKS
- a CDS encoding AAA family ATPase, producing MAKYNYLIEGISGSGKSTVGEELKTKGYTVIDADKVFGYYGDPKTGEPTSEKSQLNWLWEKNKVEQRLGSQTDNILFVCGGAMNQAQFEHYFSKIFMLKVDDETLKHRIMNRTSHDFGKDPEDLKRQLAWNKGVEEYAKQKGAILVDASKPVADVARYILKEVGQ
- a CDS encoding methionine--tRNA ligase, giving the protein MTKPKFYVTTPIYYINDVPHVGHAYSTIAADVLARYWRGKLGDSNVFLLTGTDENSKKTIEAAKAVGQEIQEYTDQTAKKWEAIWKQLGITNNGFIRTTEPAHVKAVQDVILKIHEAGDIEKGVYEGPYCFKCEAFYREDELIDGCCPIHKTEVEHLKEENYFFKLSKYQDQLKQYITDNPHFVEPESRRNEVSAFIDRGLEDVSISRASQKWGIKLPFDESQIIYVWFDALINYLTGVGYPDDKYKEFWPANVHIVGKDIIKFHCIIWPAMLMSAGLELPQKVFAHGFFTIDGEKISKSLGNAIDPVELANKYGNDALRYFLLREIPFGADGDFSRERFKIVYETELGNKLGNLVTRTAAMLNKYCDGSFEKINPAKPLALEDDIEKLKFEQYLQKIFVRIEELNTSIEENKPWELVKTEPGKVKDVLSGIVSELVELSKWLEPVIPEATAKIQKTFMGGKVDSSVGILFPRVEE